A single Rubrivivax gelatinosus IL144 DNA region contains:
- the pbfA gene encoding (R)-1-hydroxy-2-aminoethylphosphonate ammonia-lyase, with translation MNPAPDASEGDLNLGRARQDWQARHLDEPTRALLAEDARWFFHQALSTPCLNALESAGGGWLTDTAGRRVLDLHGNSLHQVGHGHPRVVAAITETLATLPFSPRRYTNRPAVELARRLCGLAPMPDAKLLLAPGGTAAIGIALKLARVVTGRFKTISMWDAFHGASLDAISVGGEAAFRRGIGPLLPGSEHVPPHAPQACAFGCGGQCALRCADYVEYVLRKEGDVAAVVVETVRCTDVQVPPPDYYRRLRAACDRHGALLILDEIPIALGRTGRMFAVEHYGIEPDMLVLGKGLGGGSMPLAALVARGRFDVAQAISLGHYTHEKNPVASAAALATLDVIADEGLVERSRDLGAALLARLRAECAGLPWVAEVRGLGLLLGIELRDGGGLAAEARAEALLYRCLSAGLSFKLGQGRVLVLAPPLNLPQADLDWALEQLLAALRLADPRA, from the coding sequence ATGAACCCCGCGCCCGACGCCTCCGAAGGCGATCTGAACCTCGGCCGGGCGCGCCAGGACTGGCAGGCCCGGCACCTGGACGAACCGACACGCGCGCTGCTTGCCGAAGACGCACGCTGGTTCTTCCACCAGGCGCTGTCCACGCCCTGCCTGAACGCGCTGGAGTCGGCGGGCGGCGGCTGGCTGACCGACACCGCCGGGCGGCGCGTGCTGGACCTGCACGGCAACAGCCTGCACCAGGTCGGCCACGGCCACCCGCGTGTCGTCGCGGCGATCACCGAGACGCTGGCGACACTGCCCTTCAGCCCGCGGCGCTACACCAACCGCCCGGCGGTCGAACTGGCACGCCGGCTCTGCGGCCTGGCGCCGATGCCCGACGCCAAGCTGCTGCTGGCGCCCGGCGGCACGGCGGCGATCGGCATCGCGCTGAAGCTGGCGCGCGTCGTCACCGGGCGCTTCAAGACGATCTCGATGTGGGACGCCTTCCACGGCGCCTCGCTGGACGCGATCTCCGTCGGCGGCGAAGCGGCGTTCCGCCGCGGCATCGGCCCGCTGCTGCCGGGCAGCGAACACGTGCCGCCGCACGCCCCGCAGGCCTGCGCCTTCGGCTGCGGCGGGCAATGCGCGCTGCGCTGCGCCGACTACGTCGAGTACGTGCTGCGCAAGGAAGGCGACGTCGCCGCGGTCGTCGTCGAGACCGTGCGCTGCACCGACGTGCAGGTGCCGCCGCCCGACTACTACCGCCGCCTGCGCGCCGCCTGCGACCGCCACGGCGCGCTGCTGATCCTCGACGAGATCCCGATCGCGCTGGGCCGCACCGGGCGCATGTTCGCCGTCGAGCACTACGGCATCGAGCCCGACATGCTGGTGCTGGGCAAGGGCCTGGGCGGCGGCTCGATGCCGCTGGCGGCGCTGGTCGCGCGCGGGCGCTTCGACGTCGCCCAGGCGATCTCGCTGGGCCACTACACGCACGAGAAGAACCCGGTGGCCAGCGCCGCGGCGCTGGCGACGCTGGACGTCATCGCCGACGAAGGCCTGGTCGAACGCAGCCGCGATCTGGGCGCGGCGCTGCTGGCGCGGCTGCGCGCCGAATGCGCTGGCCTGCCCTGGGTCGCCGAGGTGCGTGGCCTGGGCCTGCTGCTGGGCATCGAGCTGCGCGACGGCGGCGGCCTGGCGGCCGAAGCGCGCGCCGAGGCGCTGCTCTACCGCTGCCTGTCGGCCGGCCTGTCGTTCAAGCTCGGCCAGGGCCGTGTGCTGGTGCTGGCGCCGCCGCTGAACCTGCCGCAGGCCGACCTGGACTGGGCGCTGGAGCAGTTGCTGGCCGCGCTGCGCCTGGCCGACCCGCGCGCCTGA
- a CDS encoding methyl-accepting chemotaxis protein → MRLFGPLRLRAKAAVICAVLLAPALVTGGVLVRAGFEQAQAAQAERDALAVAAQLLPLAEAVQTAQGAARATAAGHEAAAADYRDALARARAALAALGQTAGAPPLDTLRSRLAAMPAEAGADAAGADAADAAATAAAETIPALLGQGELAHDADSEVADPVRRALLALPRAAADSASLWGWAVHGVVRGALDEPAQYQRQAAWQARASAALADAGLAASPAAAFVQAADVSALVRDAFTPDEVYAQGRAALHTLWQQAAAALPPVDARLAERRAELARRSALHAALLGGALLLAAYLFVCFARSLETGFAAVGQELGRIARGDLRPAPLPPGRDEAAELQRGAAQARESLREVVDQVRAAAEAVARAGREIAAGAGDLSQRSEQAAAGLQQTHAALERIGSDAADGEQRSGRAAAVADAYVQAARASQQTMDEAVRTMARVDASAGRIAAIVDTIDGIAFQTNLLALNAAVEAARAGEQGRGFAVVAAEVRLLARRSADAAREIKALIGENVDGVRAGSAVVRSAGQRMQAIVGEAGEARALVATIAEGAARQGHEVRQVVAALQALDAATQHNGALVEQTAAATAELERQAEELVATVARFRTGGGSEGVLA, encoded by the coding sequence ATGCGTCTGTTCGGCCCGCTGCGCCTGCGCGCCAAGGCGGCCGTCATCTGTGCCGTGCTGCTGGCGCCGGCGCTCGTCACCGGTGGCGTCCTGGTGCGTGCCGGGTTCGAGCAGGCGCAGGCCGCGCAGGCCGAGCGCGATGCGCTGGCCGTCGCCGCGCAGCTGCTGCCGCTGGCCGAGGCGGTGCAGACCGCACAAGGCGCCGCGCGCGCCACGGCCGCCGGCCACGAGGCCGCGGCGGCCGACTATCGCGATGCGCTGGCGCGCGCCCGTGCCGCGCTCGCGGCGCTGGGCCAGACGGCGGGCGCGCCGCCGCTGGACACGCTGCGCAGCCGGCTCGCCGCGATGCCGGCCGAGGCCGGCGCCGACGCCGCGGGCGCCGACGCGGCCGACGCCGCCGCTACGGCGGCCGCCGAGACGATCCCGGCGCTGCTCGGTCAGGGCGAACTGGCGCACGACGCCGACTCCGAGGTCGCCGACCCGGTGCGCCGGGCGCTGCTGGCGCTGCCGCGCGCCGCGGCCGACAGCGCCTCGCTGTGGGGCTGGGCGGTGCACGGCGTCGTGCGCGGCGCGCTCGACGAGCCGGCGCAGTACCAGCGCCAGGCGGCCTGGCAGGCGCGGGCCAGCGCGGCGCTGGCCGACGCCGGCCTGGCCGCTTCGCCGGCCGCGGCTTTCGTGCAGGCCGCCGACGTCTCGGCGCTGGTGCGCGACGCCTTCACGCCCGACGAGGTCTACGCCCAGGGCCGGGCGGCGCTGCACACGCTGTGGCAGCAGGCCGCCGCGGCGCTGCCGCCGGTCGATGCCCGGCTGGCCGAACGCCGCGCCGAGCTGGCGCGCCGCAGCGCGCTGCACGCGGCGCTGCTGGGCGGCGCGCTGCTGCTTGCGGCCTACCTCTTCGTCTGCTTCGCGCGTTCGCTGGAAACGGGCTTCGCCGCCGTCGGCCAGGAGCTCGGTCGCATCGCACGTGGCGACCTGCGCCCGGCGCCGCTGCCGCCCGGCCGCGACGAAGCCGCCGAGCTGCAGCGTGGTGCGGCCCAGGCGCGCGAGTCGCTGCGCGAGGTGGTCGACCAGGTGCGCGCGGCGGCCGAAGCCGTGGCGCGCGCCGGGCGCGAGATCGCCGCTGGCGCCGGCGACCTGTCGCAGCGCAGCGAACAGGCCGCCGCCGGGCTGCAGCAGACGCATGCTGCGCTGGAGCGCATCGGCAGCGACGCCGCCGACGGCGAGCAGCGCTCGGGCCGTGCCGCTGCGGTGGCCGACGCCTACGTCCAGGCGGCGCGCGCCAGCCAGCAGACGATGGACGAGGCGGTGCGCACGATGGCCCGGGTCGACGCCTCGGCCGGGCGCATCGCGGCCATCGTCGACACGATCGACGGCATCGCCTTCCAGACCAATCTGCTGGCGCTCAACGCCGCCGTCGAGGCGGCGCGGGCCGGCGAGCAGGGGCGCGGCTTCGCCGTCGTCGCCGCCGAGGTGCGCCTGCTGGCGCGGCGCTCGGCCGACGCGGCGCGCGAGATCAAGGCCTTGATCGGCGAGAACGTCGACGGCGTGCGCGCCGGCAGCGCCGTCGTGCGCAGCGCCGGCCAGCGCATGCAGGCCATCGTCGGCGAGGCCGGCGAGGCGCGCGCGCTGGTGGCGACGATCGCCGAAGGCGCGGCGCGCCAGGGCCACGAGGTGCGCCAGGTGGTCGCCGCGCTGCAGGCGCTGGACGCGGCCACGCAGCACAACGGCGCGCTGGTCGAGCAGACCGCCGCCGCCACCGCCGAGCTCGAGCGCCAGGCCGAGGAGTTGGTGGCGACGGTGGCGCGTTTTCGCACCGGCGGCGGCAGCGAAGGAGTCCTCGCATGA
- a CDS encoding FlxA-like family protein, translating into MNVQMSTAAAGASGGSSDASVKSRIQALVKQITTLSKQLQEVAHSDLPAKDKQKQSELLQARIQLVQAQLAELYRQQAEQAQRRQAEGKTTPASELAPIGTASEPTKIQVARDPTLLAVA; encoded by the coding sequence ATGAACGTCCAGATGTCCACGGCAGCCGCCGGCGCGAGCGGCGGCAGTTCCGATGCTTCGGTGAAGTCGCGCATCCAGGCGCTGGTCAAGCAGATCACGACGCTGTCCAAGCAGCTGCAGGAAGTCGCGCACTCCGACCTTCCGGCCAAGGACAAGCAGAAGCAGAGCGAGCTGCTGCAGGCCCGCATCCAGCTGGTGCAGGCGCAGCTGGCCGAGCTGTACCGCCAGCAGGCCGAGCAGGCGCAGCGCCGCCAGGCCGAGGGCAAGACGACGCCGGCCAGCGAGCTGGCGCCCATCGGCACGGCCAGCGAGCCGACGAAGATCCAGGTCGCCAGGGACCCGACGCTGCTCGCCGTCGCCTGA
- a CDS encoding FCD domain-containing protein, giving the protein MSTSTVTREAALALMQSTSLARLAAESVEALILAGELGPGARLNEAALAQRLGVSRGPLREALRLLEEGGLVRQEKNRGAFVREIPLAEAAELYELRAGLDATAGRLLATRITPEQLAELRALTAAMSAVGEHEVDRFHELNLGFHDRLVVLAGNAALLETYRRTTRLLALFRRRNLLAPRAIPRFAEEHAAIVERLAAGDAAGAAEALFAHADGGRRRMLADGELG; this is encoded by the coding sequence ATGAGCACCTCCACCGTCACCCGCGAAGCCGCCCTGGCGCTGATGCAGAGCACCTCGCTCGCGCGGCTGGCCGCCGAGTCGGTGGAGGCGCTGATCCTGGCCGGCGAGCTGGGCCCCGGCGCGCGCCTGAACGAAGCCGCGCTGGCGCAGCGCCTGGGCGTCTCGCGCGGGCCGCTGCGCGAGGCGTTGCGCCTGCTCGAAGAAGGCGGCCTGGTGCGCCAGGAGAAGAACCGCGGCGCCTTCGTGCGCGAGATCCCGCTGGCCGAGGCCGCCGAGCTTTACGAGCTGCGCGCCGGCCTGGACGCCACCGCCGGCCGGCTGCTGGCCACGCGCATCACGCCCGAGCAGCTGGCCGAGCTGCGTGCGCTGACCGCGGCGATGAGCGCCGTCGGCGAACACGAGGTCGACCGCTTCCACGAGCTGAACCTCGGTTTCCACGACCGCCTCGTCGTGCTCGCCGGCAACGCGGCGCTGCTGGAGACCTACCGCCGCACGACGCGGCTGCTGGCGCTGTTCCGCCGCCGCAACCTGCTGGCGCCGCGGGCGATCCCGCGTTTCGCCGAGGAACACGCGGCCATCGTCGAACGCCTGGCCGCCGGCGACGCCGCCGGTGCCGCCGAAGCGCTGTTCGCCCATGCCGACGGCGGCCGGCGGCGCATGCTGGCCGACGGCGAGCTGGGCTGA
- a CDS encoding putative 2-aminoethylphosphonate ABC transporter substrate-binding protein, translating to MTRFALAPILATLALAAAFPAFAEKTTLNVYTALETDQLKAYQEGFNKAYPDIELKWTRDSTGIVTAKLLAEKDKPVADVIMGVAASSMVVFDREGMLQPYAPANLKAVQTRFRAAGAAPAWVGMDVWGAAICYNVVEAQKQGLPRIESWKDLLKPEFKGKIVMPNPNSSGTGFLDVTAWLQLFGEQGGWQYMDRLHDNVAVYTHSGSKPCVLAGNGEFPVGISFEYRANAVRSKGAPIDVIFPKEGLGWDLEAIAIVKGTPKLEAAKKLADWASTREANELYAKNFAITAIPGIATRLKYVPTDYEQRLVKNDFGWMARNRDAVLAEWQKRYGAKSEPKK from the coding sequence ATGACGCGTTTCGCTCTCGCCCCGATCCTGGCCACGCTGGCGCTGGCCGCCGCCTTCCCGGCGTTTGCCGAGAAGACCACGCTGAACGTCTACACCGCGCTGGAGACCGACCAGCTCAAGGCCTACCAGGAAGGCTTCAACAAGGCCTACCCGGACATCGAGCTGAAGTGGACACGCGACTCCACCGGCATCGTCACCGCCAAGCTGCTGGCCGAGAAGGACAAACCGGTGGCCGACGTCATCATGGGCGTGGCCGCGTCGAGCATGGTCGTCTTCGACCGCGAAGGCATGCTGCAGCCTTACGCGCCGGCCAACCTGAAGGCCGTGCAGACGCGTTTCCGCGCCGCCGGCGCGGCGCCGGCCTGGGTCGGCATGGACGTCTGGGGCGCGGCCATCTGCTACAACGTCGTCGAGGCGCAGAAGCAGGGCCTGCCGCGCATCGAGAGCTGGAAGGACCTGCTCAAGCCCGAGTTCAAGGGCAAGATCGTGATGCCCAACCCGAACTCCTCGGGCACCGGCTTCCTCGACGTCACCGCCTGGCTGCAGCTCTTCGGCGAGCAGGGCGGCTGGCAGTACATGGACCGATTGCACGACAACGTCGCGGTCTACACCCACTCCGGCTCCAAGCCCTGCGTGCTGGCCGGCAACGGCGAGTTCCCGGTCGGCATCTCCTTCGAGTACCGCGCCAACGCCGTGCGCAGCAAGGGCGCGCCGATCGACGTCATCTTCCCCAAGGAAGGCCTGGGCTGGGACCTGGAGGCGATCGCCATCGTCAAGGGCACGCCCAAGCTCGAGGCGGCCAAGAAGCTGGCCGACTGGGCGAGCACGCGCGAAGCCAACGAGCTGTACGCGAAGAACTTCGCGATCACCGCGATCCCGGGCATCGCGACGCGGCTGAAGTACGTGCCGACCGACTACGAGCAGCGCCTGGTGAAGAACGACTTCGGCTGGATGGCCAGGAACCGCGACGCGGTGCTGGCCGAGTGGCAGAAGCGTTACGGCGCCAAGTCCGAGCCGAAGAAGTAA
- a CDS encoding EAL domain-containing protein, with translation MSALRHFQAHSDPVSDPMKFDLGDTSRPLARLMQERALEIHFQPIVSLADGAIHAHEALVRGPRGTALHGAEALLAQARQEGLLQEFEVACVVLALERWAAMRQAGRLFVNISASALARCFAGRSAQDIAHSVQSRGVNPQSVAFEITEHERVADIPLLVEVADVVHGAGMSFVLDDFGDGRSSLRLWSELNPDVVKIDKYFSRDIAQQPKRLRTLRALMQIADTFGTMLVAEGVETQEDLRVLRDLGCPLVQGYLLGRPAASPRAAPEPEALTVLNDRQIAVLPTERTAPLPRRLSQAKIVEAPPVGLDATNDQVVAMFTAHPEWHAIALVDGDRPVALVGRQQCLDRYAKLYFKEVCGRKPCLAFANTEPTLVDVNAGIDELAELLTSPDQRYLSEGFVYVDNGRYRGLGTGQQLVRQVTESRIEAARHANPLTFLPGNSPISEHIERLQAAGASFVACYADLAQFKPFNDHYGYWCGDRMIKLLAATIQAHADPRRDFVGHVGGDDFVILFQSCDWRARCERMVADFDAAAVGLYDEDAQAAGGIRAEDRHGVERFFGFVSLYMGIVEIAAGTLFRSASDVASAAARAKQTAKQTGLSIHVQGVAPLTALRPAEPAT, from the coding sequence ATGAGCGCGCTGCGGCACTTCCAGGCTCACTCCGACCCGGTATCCGACCCGATGAAATTCGATCTCGGTGACACCTCCCGGCCCTTGGCGCGCCTGATGCAGGAACGGGCGCTGGAGATCCACTTCCAGCCCATCGTCTCGCTGGCCGACGGCGCGATCCACGCCCACGAGGCGCTGGTGCGCGGCCCACGCGGCACGGCGCTGCACGGCGCCGAGGCGCTGCTGGCGCAGGCGCGCCAGGAGGGCCTGTTGCAGGAGTTCGAGGTCGCCTGCGTCGTGCTGGCGCTGGAGCGCTGGGCCGCGATGCGCCAGGCCGGACGGCTGTTCGTCAACATCAGCGCCTCGGCGCTGGCGCGCTGCTTCGCCGGGCGCAGCGCGCAGGACATCGCCCACAGCGTGCAGTCGCGCGGCGTCAACCCGCAGAGCGTGGCCTTCGAGATCACCGAGCACGAGCGGGTCGCCGACATCCCGCTGCTCGTCGAGGTCGCCGACGTCGTGCACGGCGCCGGCATGAGCTTCGTGCTCGACGACTTCGGCGACGGCCGCTCCAGCCTGCGCCTGTGGTCCGAGCTGAACCCCGACGTCGTCAAGATCGACAAGTACTTCAGCCGCGACATCGCCCAGCAGCCCAAACGCCTGCGCACGCTGCGCGCGCTGATGCAGATCGCCGACACCTTCGGCACGATGCTCGTCGCCGAAGGCGTCGAGACGCAGGAAGACCTGCGTGTGCTGCGCGACCTGGGCTGCCCGCTGGTGCAGGGTTATCTGCTCGGCCGCCCGGCGGCCTCGCCACGCGCCGCGCCCGAGCCCGAGGCGCTGACCGTGCTGAACGACCGCCAGATCGCCGTGCTGCCCACCGAACGCACCGCGCCGCTGCCGCGCCGGCTGAGCCAGGCCAAGATCGTCGAGGCGCCGCCGGTGGGCCTGGACGCGACCAACGACCAGGTCGTCGCGATGTTCACCGCGCACCCCGAGTGGCACGCCATCGCGCTGGTCGACGGCGATCGCCCGGTGGCGCTGGTCGGCCGCCAGCAGTGCCTGGACCGCTACGCCAAGCTCTACTTCAAGGAGGTCTGCGGGCGCAAACCCTGCCTGGCCTTCGCCAACACCGAGCCGACGCTGGTCGACGTCAACGCCGGCATCGACGAACTCGCCGAGCTGCTGACCTCGCCCGACCAGCGCTACCTGAGCGAAGGTTTCGTCTACGTCGACAACGGCCGCTACCGCGGCCTGGGCACCGGCCAGCAGCTGGTGCGCCAGGTGACCGAGAGCCGCATCGAGGCCGCGCGCCACGCCAACCCGCTGACCTTCCTGCCCGGCAACAGCCCGATCAGCGAGCACATCGAACGCCTGCAGGCCGCCGGCGCGAGTTTCGTCGCCTGCTACGCCGACCTGGCGCAGTTCAAGCCCTTCAACGACCACTACGGCTACTGGTGCGGCGACCGCATGATCAAGCTGCTGGCGGCGACGATCCAGGCCCACGCCGACCCGCGGCGCGACTTCGTCGGCCACGTCGGCGGCGACGACTTCGTCATCCTGTTCCAGAGCTGCGACTGGCGCGCGCGCTGCGAGCGCATGGTGGCCGACTTCGACGCCGCCGCGGTCGGCCTCTACGACGAGGACGCGCAGGCCGCCGGCGGCATCCGCGCCGAGGACCGCCACGGCGTCGAACGTTTCTTCGGCTTCGTCTCGCTGTACATGGGCATCGTCGAGATCGCGGCCGGCACGCTGTTCCGCAGCGCCTCCGACGTCGCCAGCGCCGCCGCGCGTGCCAAGCAGACCGCCAAGCAGACCGGTCTGTCGATCCATGTGCAAGGCGTGGCGCCGCTGACGGCGCTGCGGCCGGCCGAGCCGGCGACCTGA